In Topomyia yanbarensis strain Yona2022 chromosome 2, ASM3024719v1, whole genome shotgun sequence, one DNA window encodes the following:
- the LOC131680108 gene encoding uncharacterized protein LOC131680108 encodes MDWGNIKVHTNIHLDLFLELVEFCIKSSYFRFREKHYKQTFGTAMGSPLSPILADIIMENLLQTSIKRLPFTIPVIRKYVDDLFLALPKDKVQQTLDIFNAYNQHLQFTKEEEIDNKLPFLDTVVTRHSDQTLSTRWYAKPIASGRLLNYHSFHPLSMKMNVAQQFIKRVTGLTTDNCPNLQQNIIFQHLRRNNYPSSLINRLISRNAKIFCPSNNSQQPDKNKNASNTRDPPNDSSPSTDQVYRSLPYVPSLSTSIVSILKSDYPNVKIASKPISTTSKLMLNVKDPVDPLLQSNVIYSLPCGNCPMYYIGMTRNQLKTRLYGHKTNINQYVRLKTDGAITTDEQLISLGEKTALIEHMIKNDHNFDLTKAKIIDKTYRSTALPILEMCHISNTANTVDHRTDVDGLNTTYAGILHTLKTTSTRRNRNTETSDDSCFGSQLLSILLYTDCVTITIFKPDVGPLRAYIELRTKDFSDDFFSTKSSSPQPFRPVPKHPTSHRWQSATTTKTTRLK; translated from the coding sequence ATGGACTGGGGTAACATTAAAGTTCACACCAACATTCATTTGGATTTGTTTCTCGAGCTAGTCGAGTTTTGTATTAAAAGCAGTTACTTCAGATTCCGGGAAAAACACTACAAGCAAACGTTCGGCACAGCCATGGGCAGCCCCCTATCGCCCATTCTAGCTGATATTATTATGGAAAACTTACTACAAACTTCAATCAAACGACTTCCATTCACCATTCCGGTAATCCGCAAATATGTTGACGATCTATTCTTGGCGCTCCCCAAAGACAAAGTACAACAAACTCTGGATATTTTTAACGCATACAATCAACATCTACAGTTTACAAAAGAAGAGGAGATCGACAACAAACTTCCGTTCTTAGACACAGTAGTAACTCGACATTCAGACCAAACACTATCTACACGCTGGTACGCAAAACCGATAGCATCAGGCCGTCTTCTGAACTACCATTCTTTCCACCCGCTATCGATGAAAATGAACGTCGCTCAACAATTCATTAAAAGAGTGACTGGTCTCACCACGGATAACTGCCCTAACTTGcagcaaaatataatttttcaacatCTCCGTAGGAACAATTACCCATCATCACTCATCAACAGACTTATATCCCGCAATGCAAAAATATTCTGCCCCTCCAATAACTCTCAACAAccggataaaaataaaaatgcatctAACACAAGAGATCCACCCAACGATAGCAGTCCGTCCACCGACCAGGTTTACAGATCACTGCCATACGTACCATCACTCAGTACATCTATAGTAAGCATTCTAAAATCCGATTACCCAAATGTTAAAATAGCATCAAAACCAATCAGCACCACATCCAAACTAATGCTGAACGTCAAAGACCCCGTAGATCCTCTGTTGCAATCTAATGTCATCTACAGTCTGCCTTGTGGGAACTGCCCAATGTACTACATAGGAATGACACGGAATCAGCTCAAAACAAGACTGTACGGCCACAAAACCAACATAAACCAGTATGTACGATTAAAAACCGACGGCGCAATCACCACCGACGAACAGCTGATCAGTCTCGGTGAGAAAACCGCTCTCATCGAACACATGATCAAAAACGACCACAATTTTGATCTCACCAAAGCTAAGATCATTGATAAAACCTATCGATCGACGGCTCTACCAATACTTGAAATGTGCCACATCTCAAACACCGCCAACACCGTCGACCATCGCACCGATGTAGATGGTCTCAACACTACCTACGCCGGCATCCTACACACACTGAAAACGACCAGCACTCGAAGGAATAGAAACACAGAAACCAGTGATGACAGTTGTTTTGGCTCACAATTGCTATCAATCCTGCTATACACTGATTGCGTCACCATCACCATCTTCAAACCAGACGTTGGACCACTTCGTGCATACATAGAGCTCCGTACCAAAGATTTTTCAGATGACTTTTTCAGCACAAAATCGTCATCCCCACAACCATTTCGGCCAGTGCCAAAACACCCAACCTCCCACCGTTGGCAATCAGCGACTACGACAAAAACGACACGATTAAAGTGA